A single Oncorhynchus nerka isolate Pitt River linkage group LG10, Oner_Uvic_2.0, whole genome shotgun sequence DNA region contains:
- the LOC115136456 gene encoding tripartite motif-containing protein 16-like, which translates to MAESNFPLPPDGFTCLLCADVLRDPVTISCGDTYCLECIKIYWDQYDHLGVYSCPQCRATFSPRPVLRRNVPNVTQERELQPFPYLQRDSLCDFCVGRRSKAVKSCLMCLAYYCETHVKPHYESATFKRHKLVDETGHLDRKICPQHQKGLELFCRSDQMCICVLCTVREHRSHNIISAEEERAEKQKNLAVTQSEVQHIIQEQMKELQELRHNVNVLKSNAQRVISDSDKIFSEMLQAVERWHAEVSQLTKANMQVAMSQAEGYVERLEQEILELQRKDVELRQILDTEDNIHFLQNFPTLCVPPEPTVPKVLINPQFSFGEITKTATDMKEHLDDICKKELSKISKLVSDTPVYILSPRGGDKQFKAPSRADFQEPKTRADFLRYSCPLTFDPNTAYKELVLFEGNHKVMRKKTVQFYPDHPERFDGFSQVLCRESLGGFRYYWEAEWSGEFSIGVAYKSISRKSKNSHSLLGYNDKSWSLLCSDSGYSAWHNKMDKDLPEAPRATRIGVYLDYTANTVAFYSVSEAMELIHKFKAQFSEPLYAGFGVGSSVSLCQLKENLQLY; encoded by the exons ATGGCTGAGTCTAACTTCCCCCTGCCTCCAGATGGCTTCACATGTCTTCTGTGTGCAGACGTGCTGCGAGACCCCGTCACCATCTCCTGTGGAgacacctactgtctggagtgcATCAAGATCTACTGGGACCAGTACGACCACCTGGGGGTGTACAGCTGCCCCCAGTGCCGGGCCACTTTCAGCCCTCGCCCCGTGCTGAGACGCAATGTGCCCAACGTGACCCAGGAGCGCGAGCTGCAGCCCTTCCCCTACCTCCAGAGGGATTCACTGTGTGACTTCTGTGTAGGCCGCCGCAGCAAGGCTGTCAAGTCCTGCCTGATGTGCCTGGCCTACTACTGCGAGACACACGTCAAGCCTCACTACGAGTCGGCCACCTTCAAGAGGCACAAGCTGGTGGATGAGACGGGTCACCTGGACAGGAAGATCTGTCCGCAGCACCAGAAGGGCCTGGAGCTGTTCTGTCGCTCTGACCAGATGTGTATCTGTGTGCTGTGTACAGTCAGGGAGCACCGCAGCCACAACATCATCTCTGCTGAGGAGGAGCGCGCTGAGAAACAG AAAAACCTGGCAgtgacccagtctgaggtccagcaCATCATTCAGGAGCAGATGAAGGAACTGCAGGAGTTGAGACACAATGTTAACGTTCTCAAG AGCAATGCCCAGCGGGTGATATCGGACAGTGATAAGATCTTCAGTGAGATGTTGCAGGCAGTGGAGCGATGGCACGCTGAGGTGAGCCAGCTGACTAAGGCCAACATGCAGGTGGCCATGTCACAGGCTGAGGGATACGTGGAGCGGctggagcaggagatcctggagCTGCAGCGCAAAGATGTTGAGCTGCGCCAGATCCTGGACACAGAGGATAACATCCACTTCCTACAG AATTTCCCCACGCTGTGTGTTCCTCCTGAGCCCACGGTGCCCAAAGTACTAATCAACCCCCAGTTCTCCTTCGGAGAGATCACGAAGACTGCCACCGACATGAAGGAGCATCTAGATGACATCTGTAAGAAGGAGCTGAGCAAAATCTCCAAGCTAG TAAGTGATACCCCTGTTTACATACTTTCACCAAGAGGTGGAGACAAACAATTCAAAG CACCCTCCAGGGCAGATTTTCAGGAACCCAAAACTAGGGCAGACTTCTTGAGAT ATTCCTGTCCGCTCACCTTTGACCCCAACACAGCCTACAAAGAACTGGTTCTGTTTGAGGGGAACCACAAAGTGATGCGGAAGAAGACAGTCCAGTTTTACCCGGACCACCCCGAGCGATTCGATGGCTTCTCCCAGGTTCTATGCAGGGAGTCACTGGGTGGGTTCAGGTACTACTGGGAAGCAGAGTGGAGCGGGGAGTTCTCAATCGGAGTGGCCTACAAGAGCATCAGCCGCAAGAGTAAGAACTCTCACAGTCTGCTGGGCTACAAcgacaagtcctggagtctgcTCTGCTCTGACTCGGGCTACTCCGCATGGCACAACAAGATGGACAAAGACCTGCCAGAGGCCCCGCGGGCCACACGGATTGGAGTGTACTTGGACTACACTGCCAACACGGTGGCCTTCTACTCTGTGTCAGAGGCCATGGAGCTGATCCACAAATTCAAGGCCCAGTTCTCTGAGCCCCTGTATGCAGGCTTTGGAGTGGGTTCTTCCGTGTCCCTCTGCCAACTAAAGGAGAACCTCCAACTTTACTGA
- the LOC115136457 gene encoding tubulin polymerization-promoting protein family member 3-like, whose amino-acid sequence MAEGSVSEAEVETAFKKFAIHGDTKATGKEMNGKNFAKLCKDCRVIDGKNVTATDVDIVFTKVKAKTARVITFEQFSQALSELAPKRFKGKGQEETLQQLYGLIAGKEPSNAGVTKVAKAAAVDRLTDTTKFTGAHKERFDETGKGKGKAGREEIPDASGYVGAYKGKGTYEDKVKEA is encoded by the exons ATGGCAGAGGGCTCAGTATCAGAAGCAGAGGTAGAGACGGCCTTCAAGAAGTTTGCCATTCATGGGGACACCAAGGCTACTGGGAAGGAGATGAACGGCAAGAACTTTGCCAAACTCTGCAAGGACTGCCGGGTTATCGACGGCAAGAACGTCACCGCCACCGACGTGGACATCGTCTTCACTAAAGTCAA GGCGAAGACAGCTCGTGTGATCACCTTTGAGCAATTCAGCCAGGCCCTGTCAGAGTTGGCCCCGAAACGTTTCAAAGGGAAGGGCCAGGAGGAGACGCTGCAGCAGCTCTATGGCCTCATAGCAGGGAAGGAGCCCTCCAACGCGGGCGTCACC AAAGTGGCCAAGGCAGCGGCggtggacagactgacagacaccaCCAAATTCACGGGGGCACACAAGGAGCGGTTTGACGAGACTGGCAAAGGGAAGGGCAAGGCTGGGCGAGAGGAGATCCCAGATGCCAGTGGCTATGTGGGGGCCTACAAGGGCAAGGGCACCTATGAGGATAAGGTCAAGGAAGCATAG